One part of the Sporosarcina ureae genome encodes these proteins:
- a CDS encoding sensor histidine kinase, translating to MVKSTVEKLCKQHTELTDQDVKILEEMAFSLQTYADLSDSYMFIDCKLKPSNQAIVVAEAFPVGSTPLYNNSVVGKIVFESFEPGVFYSYRNGKKSIIRQAMTQEGIVVDQTVVPIKNTNHQVIGVLISEKQVASSTSTDNAKRFSVITETAEDQMTNSGLGVVSDLLMEMLILTDESNRLVYANPSGLKLITEISNQDDVLNRDLLELLPFLQTVYTQEDDVFVFELTIERKNLIVKKIRMREKNKSQETLLIVQDITELRTKEKELMMKSVVIKEIHHRVKNNLQTVASLIRLQMRSGMPAESRSTFEETLNRIYSISSVYEIILTKEHADDDDVNIINLTRKICSTMVLNEYNLKVDLIIEPNGNKIVTTSKKAVSIALIINELIQNSLKHAFQGKEEGIIDVEFTVDQDFVELHVSDNGVGMKNPQTSLGTEIIHNLVTNDLNGEFLYVPREIGTHAVVNFPVGAEVEIFDE from the coding sequence TTGGTAAAATCAACAGTAGAAAAACTTTGTAAACAGCATACTGAACTGACAGATCAAGACGTGAAAATTTTGGAGGAAATGGCGTTTAGCCTGCAGACGTATGCCGATTTGTCAGACTCCTATATGTTTATCGATTGCAAATTAAAACCAAGTAATCAGGCGATTGTTGTAGCGGAAGCTTTTCCAGTCGGTAGTACACCGCTATATAATAATTCGGTTGTTGGAAAGATTGTTTTTGAATCTTTTGAACCGGGTGTGTTTTATTCCTATCGCAATGGAAAGAAATCCATCATAAGACAAGCTATGACACAAGAAGGTATCGTAGTGGATCAGACCGTAGTGCCCATTAAGAATACAAATCATCAAGTGATTGGCGTACTTATCTCAGAGAAGCAGGTAGCGTCATCCACTTCAACAGATAATGCAAAGAGATTTTCGGTCATAACAGAAACAGCGGAGGACCAGATGACAAATTCAGGACTCGGCGTTGTTTCAGATTTACTGATGGAAATGCTTATTTTGACAGACGAAAGTAATCGGTTAGTCTATGCAAATCCTTCAGGCTTAAAACTAATTACGGAAATAAGTAACCAAGATGATGTGCTAAATCGTGATTTATTGGAATTATTACCTTTTTTACAAACAGTTTATACACAAGAAGATGATGTGTTCGTCTTTGAACTAACCATTGAGCGCAAAAACTTGATAGTGAAAAAGATAAGAATGCGTGAAAAAAATAAATCTCAAGAGACGTTATTAATTGTTCAAGATATTACCGAACTTCGCACAAAAGAAAAAGAGTTAATGATGAAATCGGTCGTAATCAAGGAAATACATCATCGCGTGAAAAACAATTTGCAAACAGTCGCAAGCCTTATAAGACTACAAATGCGTAGTGGAATGCCTGCGGAAAGTCGCTCCACTTTTGAAGAAACCCTTAATCGTATATATAGTATTTCATCGGTTTATGAAATTATTCTTACAAAGGAACATGCGGACGATGATGATGTAAATATCATAAATTTGACGAGAAAAATATGCTCAACCATGGTGCTAAATGAATATAATTTGAAAGTAGACTTGATTATTGAGCCGAATGGCAATAAAATAGTAACAACCTCTAAGAAAGCGGTTTCAATTGCGCTTATCATAAATGAGCTTATTCAAAACTCTTTAAAACATGCATTTCAAGGCAAAGAAGAGGGAATTATTGATGTGGAATTTACCGTAGATCAAGACTTTGTAGAACTTCACGTGTCCGACAACGGCGTTGGAATGAAGAATCCGCAAACATCACTTGGTACGGAAATCATCCACAATTTGGTGACCAATGACTTGAATGGTGAGTTTCTATATGTGCCCAGGGAAATCGGGACTCATGCAGTAGTCAACTTTCCAGTGGGTGCGGAGGTGGAAATTTTTGATGAGTAA
- a CDS encoding alpha/beta hydrolase codes for MRKIRWKKVVFLLVAIFIVFQIAGSLFFYDLAIKRGPKDFLTGNADLKVSAETMEVFLNGDWLDWVDQQEFEEIHMTSKDDLDLMGYFLPAKKPTNKLVILTHGYLGNAKQMGLYGQFYYEELGYNIFMPNARGHGKSGGDYYGFGWPDRLDLIDWTKLLSEKLGADTEVIYHGLSMGAATVLMASGEQLPEQVKAIIADSPYQSVYQLFAYQLDRMFHLPAFPLLDNMSLLTNARAGYSLKEADALSAVKRATVPILYIHGKADTFVPTEMTKELYEETKSDAALFLVDDANHGEAFVMDQEVYKMKIKTFLEKY; via the coding sequence ATGAGAAAAATAAGATGGAAAAAGGTTGTCTTTTTACTAGTGGCTATCTTTATTGTATTTCAGATAGCAGGAAGTCTTTTCTTCTATGACTTGGCTATCAAGCGTGGACCGAAGGATTTTTTGACAGGCAATGCGGATTTGAAAGTATCCGCTGAGACCATGGAAGTTTTTTTAAATGGAGATTGGCTTGACTGGGTAGATCAACAGGAATTTGAAGAAATTCATATGACATCAAAAGATGATCTGGACTTGATGGGTTATTTCTTGCCGGCAAAAAAACCGACTAACAAATTGGTGATTTTAACACACGGTTATTTAGGGAACGCAAAACAGATGGGGTTGTATGGTCAATTTTATTATGAGGAACTTGGCTATAATATTTTCATGCCAAATGCTAGGGGACATGGAAAAAGCGGTGGTGACTATTACGGTTTCGGTTGGCCAGATCGTTTAGATTTGATTGATTGGACAAAGTTGCTCAGCGAAAAGCTGGGGGCGGATACAGAAGTGATCTATCATGGGTTATCGATGGGTGCGGCTACAGTTTTAATGGCGAGTGGTGAGCAACTTCCCGAACAAGTGAAAGCAATTATTGCAGATAGTCCGTATCAATCCGTTTATCAATTATTTGCCTATCAACTGGACAGAATGTTTCATTTACCTGCATTTCCATTACTCGATAATATGAGTTTGTTGACGAATGCTAGAGCGGGGTATTCACTAAAAGAAGCAGACGCGTTGAGTGCAGTTAAACGCGCGACTGTACCAATCCTGTACATTCATGGCAAGGCAGATACATTCGTGCCAACAGAAATGACAAAAGAACTTTATGAAGAGACAAAGAGTGATGCGGCATTATTTTTAGTGGATGACGCAAATCACGGTGAAGCGTTTGTGATGGATCAGGAAGTATATAAAATGAAAATAAAAACCTTTCTTGAAAAGTATTGA
- a CDS encoding YfhE family protein has product MSENKQPHKTLTDKNNGLSSAQEVLYAKEYKRADKATEQDNKKK; this is encoded by the coding sequence TTGAGTGAGAACAAACAGCCCCATAAAACACTAACAGATAAGAATAATGGCCTTTCATCCGCACAGGAAGTATTGTACGCCAAAGAGTATAAACGAGCAGATAAGGCTACCGAGCAAGATAACAAAAAGAAGTAA
- a CDS encoding OsmC family protein: MKFHMTEHGFDTETEFGTLHISSNEEKGFRPYQLMVASIAACGGGVMRKILDKMRLPADDIAVEVKEVVRSQDDASRLLKIHLHFTITGSTITEEKMPRIMELTEKNCSMLQSVNGCIEVVKTYKIATK; encoded by the coding sequence ATGAAATTCCATATGACAGAGCACGGTTTTGACACCGAAACCGAATTTGGTACTTTACACATTTCATCCAATGAAGAAAAAGGGTTTCGCCCATACCAGCTGATGGTCGCGTCGATTGCCGCTTGCGGTGGTGGCGTTATGCGAAAGATTCTTGATAAAATGCGTCTGCCTGCAGATGATATCGCCGTGGAAGTGAAAGAAGTCGTACGTTCACAAGATGATGCAAGTCGTCTATTGAAGATTCATCTTCATTTCACAATCACCGGATCAACTATTACCGAAGAAAAAATGCCACGGATCATGGAGCTTACAGAGAAGAATTGCTCCATGTTACAATCTGTAAATGGTTGTATTGAAGTAGTGAAAACATACAAGATTGCCACTAAGTAA
- a CDS encoding S-layer homology domain-containing protein, with amino-acid sequence MKNKLVGLLAVLLVFAATPFHAQAATQFSDVDKHWAKTEIMYLADRNIIGGFPDGTFKPNDPITRAQASSMLIKALKIPLVKNPTVQFKDVSKKSAYYQILATVSEKGIMKGDNGFMRPGEDTSRAHMAAIIRRSFKIPTDNQATFVDVSPTHWSFPDINGIAKKGITGGSEGKYMPADSVTRSQFAAFLVRALDDSMKLKDYHSYVSVKGKTVEQNGFLYTIAKDKESTKLFKENKKAGTRSAILDSATMPDNGINRELLMSGYQMVLYNDEIFIPYWNLINASSKMPAGYNVVKLNVNDWSYTIGSIPLDQKFRNMFILNDRIYYTLEKNKDRVFDSKFDPTKPMDDPLTLYSVTMDGKNKKTLLNFDARVIFDEVEANSKSNQVSQNNKSVAYDLSTMYYFNKTGVYKYNLLDKKTSKVSNVLAKDMEVTATQLVVTDQAGKKHHLKK; translated from the coding sequence ATGAAGAATAAATTAGTTGGGTTGCTAGCAGTTTTATTAGTTTTTGCAGCAACACCATTTCATGCGCAGGCTGCCACACAGTTCTCTGACGTAGATAAGCATTGGGCGAAAACAGAAATTATGTATCTAGCTGACCGTAATATTATAGGCGGTTTTCCAGATGGCACGTTTAAGCCAAATGATCCTATTACACGCGCTCAGGCATCTTCCATGCTCATTAAAGCATTGAAAATTCCTCTGGTGAAAAATCCTACTGTCCAGTTTAAGGACGTCTCGAAAAAGTCCGCATATTATCAGATCCTTGCAACGGTGAGTGAAAAAGGAATTATGAAGGGTGACAATGGTTTCATGCGTCCTGGTGAAGATACTTCACGCGCGCACATGGCCGCGATTATACGCCGTTCGTTTAAAATACCCACAGACAACCAAGCAACATTTGTTGACGTATCGCCAACGCATTGGTCATTCCCTGATATTAATGGAATTGCAAAAAAAGGAATTACGGGCGGTTCTGAAGGTAAATACATGCCTGCAGACTCGGTCACAAGATCCCAATTTGCTGCATTTTTAGTACGTGCTTTGGATGACTCGATGAAACTCAAAGACTACCATTCGTATGTTAGTGTTAAAGGAAAGACAGTTGAACAGAATGGCTTCTTATATACAATTGCCAAAGACAAGGAGTCTACGAAGCTATTTAAAGAAAACAAAAAGGCTGGAACACGTTCAGCCATTTTGGATAGTGCGACAATGCCGGATAACGGTATAAATCGCGAGCTCTTAATGTCCGGTTACCAGATGGTTCTATATAATGACGAAATCTTCATTCCCTATTGGAACCTAATCAATGCAAGTAGTAAAATGCCTGCTGGTTACAATGTAGTAAAATTAAACGTGAATGACTGGAGCTACACAATTGGTAGTATTCCACTTGACCAGAAGTTTCGTAACATGTTCATCTTGAATGACCGTATCTACTATACTCTTGAAAAGAACAAGGATCGTGTTTTTGATTCCAAGTTCGATCCTACTAAGCCAATGGATGATCCGTTGACATTGTATTCGGTCACTATGGACGGCAAAAACAAGAAAACGTTGTTGAACTTCGATGCTCGTGTGATATTCGATGAAGTAGAGGCTAATTCGAAAAGTAATCAAGTCAGCCAAAACAATAAATCAGTAGCATATGATTTATCTACAATGTATTATTTCAATAAAACAGGTGTTTATAAGTATAATTTGTTGGATAAGAAGACTAGTAAAGTTTCAAATGTACTAGCGAAAGACATGGAAGTTACGGCTACGCAGCTAGTTGTGACGGATCAGGCAGGCAAGAAACATCATTTGAAGAAATAA
- a CDS encoding substrate-binding domain-containing protein: protein MIAPMAFSVLLLIGFLFFTGVGLLYLLFMGLIHYIPLVVIGVVVLYIWIVMMIFHYFNTKKRKKWFGIIAGIFVMGAAVWPIMHLYKESISTVDAEVDVFYYEPFSMGRESKLVSLDEAATLTLEDNLPRIDGATALYPLYAAFVHAVYPEKEYNPYDSEVMVNTTPVAYDNLFSGEVDMILAAGPSDAQLKTAKQKGLELKLTPVGREAFVFFVNQKNPVTSLELKQIQDIYAGKITDWKEVGGNNEPIRAFQRPEDSGSQTALERLMGDIPIMDAPEENVPEGMGGIISEVSKYRNYKNAIGYTFRYYSTEMVGNDEIKLLAINGVEPNKETIRNEEYPISSEFYVVTAGTENPNVEKFIEWMLSPQGQELVEKVGYVPVKKP from the coding sequence ATGATTGCACCCATGGCATTTTCGGTACTACTATTGATTGGTTTTCTATTTTTCACAGGCGTAGGTTTATTATATTTACTGTTTATGGGATTGATTCATTATATTCCGTTAGTCGTGATTGGTGTGGTTGTTCTATACATTTGGATTGTCATGATGATATTCCATTACTTCAATACGAAAAAACGGAAGAAGTGGTTCGGCATTATTGCAGGTATATTCGTGATGGGAGCAGCGGTATGGCCCATCATGCATCTGTATAAAGAAAGTATCTCGACTGTGGATGCAGAAGTAGATGTATTTTACTATGAGCCATTTTCCATGGGTCGAGAATCAAAGTTAGTGTCATTAGATGAAGCGGCTACATTGACGTTGGAAGACAATCTGCCGCGTATCGACGGGGCAACTGCATTATATCCCTTGTATGCTGCATTCGTTCATGCCGTCTATCCGGAAAAGGAATATAATCCGTACGATAGCGAAGTGATGGTCAATACTACGCCAGTTGCTTATGATAATTTGTTCAGCGGAGAAGTGGATATGATTCTCGCGGCTGGACCTTCCGATGCACAATTGAAAACAGCTAAACAAAAGGGACTTGAGTTGAAATTAACACCGGTTGGTCGGGAAGCATTTGTTTTCTTCGTTAATCAAAAGAATCCCGTTACTAGTTTAGAGTTAAAGCAGATTCAAGATATCTATGCAGGTAAAATAACGGATTGGAAAGAGGTGGGCGGTAATAACGAACCGATTCGTGCATTCCAGCGACCGGAAGACAGTGGTAGTCAAACGGCTTTGGAAAGGTTGATGGGGGATATTCCGATTATGGATGCTCCGGAAGAAAATGTGCCTGAGGGTATGGGCGGGATAATTTCTGAAGTATCGAAGTATCGCAACTATAAAAATGCCATTGGCTATACGTTCCGCTATTACTCAACAGAAATGGTAGGGAATGATGAAATTAAATTGCTCGCAATCAATGGGGTCGAACCAAACAAAGAGACCATACGCAATGAGGAGTATCCAATTTCATCTGAATTTTACGTTGTGACGGCTGGTACGGAAAATCCGAATGTAGAGAAATTTATAGAATGGATGCTGTCACCTCAAGGGCAAGAGTTGGTTGAGAAAGTTGGATATGTACCGGTAAAAAAACCGTAG
- a CDS encoding helix-turn-helix transcriptional regulator, which yields MNQQQLIELISLKLRVVRLEREYSQQKMADVLGLSKKTLIQIEKGRAAASWTAVIGVCALFRESDVLQAVVGGDPLEVLETIAHDGIDRRMDQSMGGKVWWRELETKGRFRLQQNLISQHFRILDEEHYRWYSSFDEDEAWHRLDELSGK from the coding sequence GTGAATCAACAACAATTAATAGAACTGATTTCGTTAAAGTTACGAGTAGTCCGATTGGAGAGGGAATACTCCCAACAAAAGATGGCTGATGTACTAGGTCTTTCAAAAAAGACGTTAATTCAAATTGAAAAGGGTAGGGCAGCTGCCAGTTGGACTGCAGTGATAGGTGTTTGTGCATTGTTTCGAGAAAGTGATGTACTGCAGGCAGTAGTTGGCGGAGACCCGTTGGAAGTGCTTGAAACGATTGCCCATGATGGCATAGATCGCCGAATGGACCAGTCAATGGGTGGGAAAGTATGGTGGCGCGAGTTAGAAACGAAAGGCCGTTTCCGTTTACAGCAAAACTTGATCAGTCAACATTTCCGTATCTTGGATGAAGAACATTATCGCTGGTATAGTTCCTTTGATGAGGATGAGGCGTGGCATCGTTTGGATGAGTTGAGTGGCAAATAA
- a CDS encoding sodium-dependent transporter, with protein sequence MKQREQWTSKIGFILAAAGSAIGLGAIWKFPYMAGTNGGSVFVLLFIICTLLIGLPILLAEFVIGRRGQADAVTSLKKLSTGRSWGWVGWMGLASSFIILSFYSVVGGWILSYLARAFTFKLGGIDYGDLFNTTIANPWEVLLAQALFMALTIFIVQSGIRGGIERASRWIMPLLFLSFIVLAIRSLTLDGAMEGVRFLFVPDWSYLNGKTFLVALGQAFFSLSVGVTAMMTYASYLSKEEKLGQSAFNVSMLNIAISILAGLVIFPAVFALGHSPEAGPGLIFVILPAIFNEIPFGGVFLIIFFFLMLFATLTSAIAMLEIVVSTGIRKKHDRRKRASWVFGGLIFLVGIPSALSFGLLSDVSIFGNSIFDFADLLTSRIAMPLGALAVSLFAGFVLTKEDTAEELGMNPALHTFWKVIVRYFAPIAIVIIFFTWILGM encoded by the coding sequence ATGAAACAGCGTGAACAATGGACATCCAAGATTGGTTTTATCTTAGCTGCTGCTGGCAGTGCTATCGGATTAGGTGCAATCTGGAAGTTTCCTTATATGGCCGGAACAAACGGTGGCAGCGTGTTTGTGCTGTTATTTATTATTTGTACATTATTGATCGGACTACCGATTTTATTGGCTGAGTTTGTCATTGGACGAAGAGGACAGGCAGATGCCGTGACTTCTTTGAAAAAACTTTCAACAGGACGGAGTTGGGGATGGGTTGGATGGATGGGACTTGCATCGTCTTTCATCATCTTATCGTTTTATAGTGTCGTGGGTGGATGGATTCTATCCTATTTAGCACGAGCGTTTACATTTAAACTAGGCGGAATAGATTATGGTGATTTATTCAATACTACGATTGCCAACCCGTGGGAAGTATTACTAGCGCAAGCTTTGTTTATGGCATTGACGATCTTCATCGTTCAAAGCGGAATTCGTGGTGGAATTGAGCGAGCAAGTCGCTGGATTATGCCGCTACTATTCTTGTCTTTCATTGTATTGGCGATTCGTTCGTTAACACTGGATGGCGCAATGGAAGGTGTTCGGTTCTTATTCGTGCCAGATTGGAGTTATCTCAACGGAAAAACATTCCTTGTTGCGTTAGGACAAGCATTCTTTTCCCTCAGTGTCGGTGTAACGGCTATGATGACGTATGCTTCCTACCTTTCAAAAGAGGAAAAGCTTGGACAGTCTGCATTTAATGTCTCAATGCTAAATATCGCGATTTCTATACTAGCAGGACTTGTGATTTTCCCAGCCGTATTCGCGTTAGGACACTCACCTGAGGCAGGCCCTGGTTTGATCTTCGTCATCCTACCGGCTATTTTCAATGAAATTCCGTTCGGTGGCGTATTCTTGATTATCTTCTTTTTCCTTATGCTGTTTGCGACATTGACTTCCGCCATTGCGATGCTCGAGATCGTAGTGTCTACAGGCATCCGTAAAAAGCATGACAGACGAAAACGTGCTTCCTGGGTATTCGGAGGACTAATCTTTTTAGTAGGAATCCCAAGCGCATTATCATTTGGTTTACTATCCGACGTGAGCATCTTCGGTAACTCCATTTTTGACTTCGCTGATTTGCTGACGAGCAGAATTGCGATGCCGCTTGGTGCGTTGGCTGTGTCTTTATTTGCTGGCTTTGTGCTGACGAAAGAGGATACGGCGGAAGAGTTAGGCATGAATCCCGCTCTTCACACGTTTTGGAAAGTGATCGTCCGCTACTTCGCCCCGATTGCAATTGTAATCATATTCTTCACTTGGATTTTAGGCATGTAA
- a CDS encoding GAF domain-containing protein encodes MYTPIDYSNNLQEKYKQLSTQLDALVSGEPNMYANLSNASALLNQFFDRINWVGFYLMDGDELVLGPFQGLPACIRIPLGRGVCGTVAKTKEGLVVADVNAFPGHIACDAASRSEVVVPMIKDGEVIGVLDIDSPELDRFSEDDLAGLTLVVEALMKHI; translated from the coding sequence ATGTACACACCTATTGACTATTCCAACAATCTACAAGAGAAATATAAACAGCTTTCCACGCAATTAGACGCATTAGTGTCTGGAGAGCCAAATATGTACGCAAATTTAAGCAATGCATCTGCGTTACTTAATCAGTTCTTTGATCGGATTAACTGGGTAGGTTTTTATTTGATGGATGGCGATGAACTAGTGCTAGGGCCATTCCAAGGCTTGCCTGCATGTATCCGCATTCCACTGGGCCGCGGAGTTTGCGGAACGGTTGCGAAGACGAAAGAAGGCCTTGTTGTAGCCGACGTCAATGCATTCCCGGGCCATATTGCATGCGACGCGGCATCTCGTTCCGAAGTTGTCGTGCCTATGATTAAAGATGGAGAAGTAATCGGTGTGCTCGATATCGACAGCCCTGAACTGGATCGTTTTTCTGAAGATGATTTGGCAGGACTAACGCTAGTGGTAGAAGCTCTTATGAAACATATCTGA
- a CDS encoding PepSY domain-containing protein, whose amino-acid sequence MNQQNEYWMNHWQHPQYRRISMEQANEIALQRVPGQVVKSELEFDDGILIYEVDIRTMEGHKYEVKIDAVTGEVLKVKLD is encoded by the coding sequence TTGAATCAGCAAAATGAATATTGGATGAATCACTGGCAACATCCTCAATACCGTAGAATTTCCATGGAGCAGGCGAATGAAATTGCATTGCAAAGAGTACCGGGGCAAGTGGTGAAATCTGAGCTAGAGTTTGATGATGGTATATTAATCTATGAAGTAGATATCCGCACTATGGAAGGGCATAAGTATGAAGTTAAAATAGATGCCGTAACCGGAGAGGTATTGAAGGTGAAACTAGATTGA
- a CDS encoding MFS transporter has translation MSRRQDYSYYVNSEEAQKQLYKRSLLVVIISQIFSGAGLAAGITVGSLIIQEMTGNESLAGMPIALSTFGSALSAYLVGRLSQRYGRRFGLGAGFITGGIGAFGVILATMSGSLAILFIFLFIYGAGTSSNLQARYAGTDLANKKQRATAVSVALVSTTIGAVAGPNLVLPMGYVADFIGIPSLTGVFLLAGVAYLLSGLTFLLFLNPDPLLVAREIELANQKNQGESSEGQFMQQHTANRMGIWIGAIVLVLSHGVMVAIMTMTPLHMQHHGAEISGIGIVIGLHIAGMYLPSIFTGVLVDRIGRPAMVIASGVTLATAGILSAYVAGGSILWMSVALILLGVGWNFGLISGTAIVIDSTDVLTRAKIQGTIDVFVALAGTVGGLVSGIIVAFSGFSMLSFLGTYISLLLIPLIIWMRYKQRNSSAQTA, from the coding sequence ATGTCAAGACGACAAGACTATTCGTACTATGTAAATTCTGAAGAAGCGCAGAAGCAACTCTACAAGCGATCTTTACTTGTCGTGATCATATCCCAAATATTTAGTGGTGCAGGACTCGCTGCAGGAATCACAGTAGGATCTTTGATCATACAGGAGATGACTGGTAACGAAAGTCTGGCGGGTATGCCGATTGCACTTTCCACATTCGGTTCAGCTCTTTCAGCCTATCTAGTGGGCAGACTATCACAGCGATACGGCCGGAGATTCGGCTTGGGAGCTGGCTTTATTACAGGTGGAATTGGAGCATTTGGTGTTATTCTGGCCACCATGTCTGGAAGCTTGGCTATTTTATTTATTTTTCTTTTCATATATGGGGCGGGGACTTCTTCGAACTTACAGGCGCGCTATGCAGGAACAGATCTTGCCAATAAAAAGCAACGTGCTACAGCAGTCAGTGTAGCATTGGTTTCGACCACAATCGGAGCGGTCGCAGGACCGAATCTCGTATTACCTATGGGATACGTGGCGGATTTTATCGGTATTCCTTCATTGACAGGTGTATTCTTACTAGCCGGTGTCGCGTATTTATTGTCCGGTTTGACCTTCCTACTGTTTTTAAATCCCGATCCGCTACTAGTAGCACGTGAAATTGAATTGGCCAATCAAAAGAATCAAGGAGAATCCAGTGAAGGACAATTTATGCAGCAGCATACGGCGAACAGAATGGGGATTTGGATAGGAGCCATTGTTCTCGTTCTGTCTCACGGCGTCATGGTTGCCATTATGACTATGACACCGCTTCATATGCAGCATCACGGCGCGGAAATATCGGGTATTGGCATAGTTATTGGACTTCATATTGCAGGGATGTACTTACCATCGATTTTCACAGGCGTATTAGTAGACCGGATTGGACGTCCGGCTATGGTGATTGCTTCCGGTGTGACACTTGCAACCGCGGGTATTCTTTCAGCCTATGTAGCAGGAGGATCGATACTCTGGATGTCTGTGGCACTCATATTACTCGGAGTTGGTTGGAACTTCGGGTTAATTAGTGGAACAGCAATTGTAATCGATTCAACTGATGTGTTGACGCGTGCGAAGATCCAAGGAACGATCGATGTGTTTGTTGCACTAGCGGGTACAGTCGGTGGCTTGGTTTCGGGAATTATCGTTGCGTTCTCGGGCTTTTCCATGCTGAGCTTCCTAGGAACATATATCTCGTTACTGCTCATCCCACTTATTATTTGGATGCGTTACAAACAAAGAAACTCTTCAGCGCAAACCGCCTGA
- a CDS encoding YugN family protein, giving the protein MIELKTNLPGKKSLFGDATKILAEHDIQMGGNWDFDRGNFDSILNQDGSDTIYLRIPFHVIDGELDEDSAMIEFDVPFIINHVVNIGLDDDDSPVLAAVGLDQFQTPEDKDGPIVYDEKWVHEGEKRIAQFSDHPTFIAPFI; this is encoded by the coding sequence ATGATCGAACTAAAAACAAATCTACCAGGAAAGAAATCACTATTTGGAGATGCAACTAAAATTCTCGCAGAACATGACATTCAAATGGGTGGAAATTGGGACTTCGACAGAGGAAACTTCGACTCCATCCTGAATCAGGACGGCAGTGATACCATCTACTTGCGAATACCTTTCCATGTGATCGACGGTGAACTCGATGAAGATAGTGCCATGATCGAATTCGACGTGCCATTTATCATCAATCATGTAGTCAATATTGGATTAGACGACGATGATAGCCCGGTTCTAGCAGCTGTCGGTCTCGATCAGTTCCAAACACCTGAAGACAAAGACGGTCCAATTGTATACGATGAAAAGTGGGTACATGAAGGGGAAAAGCGTATAGCACAATTCTCTGATCATCCTACTTTTATTGCACCGTTTATTTAA